The Kitasatospora setae KM-6054 genome contains a region encoding:
- a CDS encoding serine hydrolase domain-containing protein, with protein sequence MLERWFADGVVPGAVALVAREGQIEAAAVGELDRESPVRIASVGKPVTAALVLQLVDDGVLALDDPVERWLPELADRRVVRTPGAPVTDTVPAVRPFTVRDVLESRAGYGFPADFTLPALAPLVAELGQGPPQPQRVAPPDEWTATLAGIPMLHQPGEAWLYNTCSDLQGVLAARATGQPLEHLLAERLFEPLGMPDTGFHAPPGSLSPLYRPGPDGTLMVADPPDGQWSTPPPFPSGAGGLVSTLDDVFTFLRMLRSGGRVKDGRRVLSPHAVRLMTTDHLSDRQRADSKLFLAGQGWGYGGSVDVARREPWNVPGRYGWVGGTGTAAHVVRSTGLVTVLLTQREMTDPTPPPLMREFWRYAAGG encoded by the coding sequence ATGCTGGAGCGCTGGTTCGCGGACGGCGTGGTGCCCGGGGCAGTCGCCCTGGTCGCCAGAGAGGGGCAGATCGAGGCGGCCGCCGTGGGCGAGTTGGACCGGGAGTCGCCGGTGCGGATCGCCTCGGTCGGAAAGCCCGTCACGGCTGCCCTGGTCCTGCAGTTGGTCGATGACGGGGTGCTGGCGCTGGACGATCCGGTCGAACGCTGGCTGCCGGAGCTGGCCGACCGACGCGTGGTGCGGACGCCAGGCGCCCCGGTCACGGACACCGTTCCGGCGGTCCGACCCTTCACGGTGCGGGACGTCCTGGAGTCGCGGGCCGGCTACGGCTTCCCGGCGGACTTCACCCTGCCCGCGTTGGCCCCGCTCGTCGCGGAGTTGGGGCAGGGGCCACCGCAACCCCAGAGAGTGGCACCGCCCGACGAGTGGACGGCCACCCTGGCGGGCATCCCGATGCTCCACCAACCCGGTGAGGCATGGCTCTACAACACCTGCTCCGACCTCCAGGGCGTCCTGGCCGCCCGGGCCACCGGCCAGCCGCTCGAACACCTGCTGGCAGAGCGACTGTTCGAACCACTGGGCATGCCCGACACCGGTTTCCACGCGCCGCCCGGCAGCCTCAGCCCGCTGTACCGTCCTGGCCCGGACGGCACGCTGATGGTGGCAGACCCGCCGGACGGCCAGTGGAGCACTCCACCCCCGTTCCCGTCCGGGGCCGGTGGCTTGGTCTCCACGCTCGACGACGTGTTCACCTTCCTACGGATGCTGCGCTCCGGAGGACGCGTCAAGGACGGGCGGCGAGTGCTCTCTCCGCACGCGGTAAGGCTGATGACCACCGATCACCTGTCGGATCGCCAGCGAGCTGACAGCAAGCTCTTTCTCGCGGGGCAGGGCTGGGGCTACGGCGGCTCGGTGGACGTGGCCCGCCGCGAGCCGTGGAACGTGCCGGGCCGCTACGGCTGGGTCGGCGGCACCGGCACCGCGGCCCACGTGGTGCGGTCCACCGGGCTGGTGACGGTGCTGCTCACCCAGCGGGAGATGACGGACCCCACCCCGCCACCGCTGATGCGGGAATTCTGGCGCTACGCGGCGGGCGGGTGA
- a CDS encoding DUF6777 domain-containing protein, whose product MDGSQPGLYGGTREVASCDVPKLSGYLDANPDKAHAWAGVEGIDSSQIDGYLHGLTPVVLRQDTRVTNHGYQNGQATPYQAVLQSGTAVLIDSQGVPRVRCACGNPLTPPTGTGGTYTGTAWSSFHPDGVVTVQLAAAPVTQIVLVDQTTGGQFGRPVGGTGGSDGSASPSASGSGSSGSHSGTGAPSGASSSAPSSGASSGPSSGSPGSPGHSGSSGSSGPSGSPKSPGAGSGSGSAPGVPSGGASGPASSAGAAGVSAGTP is encoded by the coding sequence GTGGACGGCAGCCAGCCCGGTCTGTACGGCGGAACCCGCGAAGTGGCCAGCTGTGACGTACCGAAACTCTCCGGATACCTCGACGCCAACCCCGACAAGGCCCACGCCTGGGCCGGCGTCGAAGGCATCGACAGCTCGCAGATCGACGGCTACCTGCACGGGCTGACCCCCGTGGTACTGCGCCAGGACACCAGGGTCACCAACCACGGCTACCAGAACGGACAGGCCACCCCCTACCAGGCCGTCCTGCAGTCCGGGACGGCCGTGCTGATCGACAGCCAGGGCGTGCCGCGGGTGCGCTGCGCCTGCGGCAACCCGCTGACACCGCCGACCGGTACGGGCGGCACCTACACGGGCACGGCGTGGTCCTCCTTCCATCCTGACGGGGTGGTGACGGTGCAGCTCGCGGCTGCGCCGGTGACCCAGATCGTGCTGGTGGACCAGACGACGGGCGGTCAGTTCGGACGCCCCGTGGGCGGGACGGGCGGAAGCGACGGATCGGCCTCGCCGAGCGCGTCCGGTTCTGGTTCGTCCGGCAGCCACTCGGGGACGGGCGCGCCGTCCGGTGCCTCCTCCTCGGCACCGTCCTCCGGTGCTTCCTCCGGGCCGTCGTCCGGTTCGCCCGGCTCACCCGGCCACTCGGGTTCGTCCGGTTCGTCCGGCCCGTCCGGGTCGCCCAAGTCCCCCGGTGCTGGCTCAGGTTCCGGCTCGGCGCCCGGGGTTCCCTCCGGTGGGGCATCGGGACCGGCGAGTTCCGCCGGGGCCGCCGGCGTGTCCGCTGGTACCCCGTGA
- a CDS encoding streptophobe family protein has translation MLLSALVTVVGALAAMALVGGVGLWLAGADELPGGGFGAVLAATLLMALGAPAQLGGDAAFVATTQGGIAAMPLSVTLVGALVTAYLFVRPLRRHAVVSGRLLSARVLALASCWTVAVLLLSTAARHSFTVSTGDPLLDELGGAFGAAPTVGFRVDPGPAVGFGLLWLAVVVLLALAASRRAPLPTALVRWHGTLRPTVHAVLSLLLVYVGLALVGGLVAAVAGNEPRETLAVVLLGLPNLAWLGFGVGLGASWHGHVTDSLGLPFPHPLAAVLRSGRDVTLDLGALAEQNGWAWLLLPLAALLVLAAGAAAALRTRPPLPLWRSAVQSAVVLALAVLSVGVVTRVSAVFGLSMLGMGGGGRTVLEPDLLTAVPIAAGWGALAGLLGALLARNRRAAATHPGTGPGPGSPPPPGPSPDPDPGPGSGSAPG, from the coding sequence GTGCTGCTCTCCGCGCTGGTGACGGTGGTGGGCGCGCTGGCGGCGATGGCGCTGGTGGGTGGGGTCGGCCTGTGGCTGGCGGGCGCGGACGAACTGCCGGGCGGCGGTTTCGGCGCGGTGCTGGCCGCCACGCTGCTGATGGCGCTGGGCGCGCCGGCGCAGCTCGGCGGTGACGCCGCCTTCGTGGCGACGACTCAGGGCGGGATAGCGGCGATGCCGCTGTCCGTGACGCTGGTGGGAGCGCTGGTGACGGCGTACTTGTTCGTGCGGCCGCTGCGGCGGCACGCGGTGGTGAGCGGGCGGCTGCTGTCGGCCCGGGTCCTCGCGCTGGCGAGCTGCTGGACGGTGGCGGTGCTCCTGCTGTCCACGGCGGCGCGGCACTCGTTCACGGTGTCGACGGGCGATCCGCTGCTCGACGAGCTGGGCGGGGCGTTCGGCGCCGCGCCCACGGTGGGGTTCCGGGTGGATCCGGGCCCGGCGGTCGGTTTCGGCCTGCTGTGGTTGGCGGTGGTGGTGCTGCTGGCTCTGGCGGCCTCGCGCCGGGCTCCGCTGCCGACCGCCCTGGTGCGCTGGCACGGCACGCTGCGGCCGACGGTGCACGCGGTGCTGTCACTGCTGCTGGTGTACGTGGGGCTGGCGCTGGTGGGCGGCCTGGTGGCGGCGGTGGCGGGGAACGAACCGCGCGAGACCCTGGCGGTGGTCCTCCTGGGTCTGCCGAACCTGGCCTGGCTGGGGTTCGGGGTGGGCCTGGGTGCGTCCTGGCACGGCCACGTCACGGACAGCCTGGGCCTGCCCTTCCCCCATCCGCTGGCGGCGGTGCTGCGCTCGGGACGGGACGTGACGCTGGATCTGGGCGCGCTGGCGGAGCAGAACGGCTGGGCCTGGCTGCTGCTGCCGCTGGCGGCGCTACTGGTGCTGGCGGCGGGCGCGGCGGCGGCGCTCCGGACGCGTCCGCCGCTGCCGTTGTGGCGGTCGGCGGTGCAGTCGGCGGTCGTCCTGGCGCTGGCGGTGCTGTCGGTCGGGGTGGTGACCCGGGTGTCGGCGGTGTTCGGGCTGTCGATGCTGGGCATGGGCGGCGGGGGCCGGACGGTGCTGGAGCCGGATCTGCTCACCGCCGTCCCGATCGCCGCCGGCTGGGGCGCCCTGGCCGGCCTGCTGGGCGCGCTGCTGGCCCGCAACCGCCGCGCCGCCGCCACCCACCCCGGCACCGGCCCGGGCCCAGGCTCGCCCCCACCTCCAGGCCCAAGCCCAGACCCGGACCCAGGCCCCGGCTCCGGCTCCGCCCCCGGCTGA
- a CDS encoding M1 family aminopeptidase, translating to MSDRLRALATRAAAVLGTTVLVAAGAANASPTATAAQAAACTPAQVLANGGFESGSTPWTSSSGVITSGGSQSPHGGTSYAWLDGYGSAHTDTLAQTVTLPAGCTNATLSFWLHVDTAETSTTSAYDKLTAKVGSTVLAAYSNLDAAAGYQKKTLDLSAYAGQTVSLSFGGVEDSGLQTSFVLDDLALDTSGGTTTPPPGTDATRTPAPAGYTVSLSSDASGATWTGHQSIAFGNPSATPLTEVYLRLWDNAHGSCPSTPVTVANLTGGTAGPLSADCTSLKVTLPAPLTQGQSGSLGFDLSISVPSGADRFGRDGAFAFVGNALPVLAVRDAAGWHLDPYTNNGESFYTLASDYTVTLDHPSGLLVPATGTSVDTPGSGGRTVTTATAKKVREFAWAAGPFSKVSGTSAAGTAINVYSVSGISTGDAQSMLSTAKSAVDAHAGRFGAYPYGELDAVIDNNFWFGGMEYPGFVLDLVSTTALTHEIGHQWWYGIVGDDEYNSPWIDEAFTDYATDLALGKTGTNCWNSTSWASSAEKISNSMAYWDANSSRYSTVVYGYGKCALHDLRRTIGDTAMTKLLHDYAAAHWYGISTTAEFKTAAQAATTVDLTSFWTQHRIDG from the coding sequence ATGAGCGACAGACTCCGCGCCCTCGCCACCCGCGCCGCCGCCGTCCTGGGCACCACCGTGCTCGTCGCCGCCGGTGCCGCGAACGCCAGCCCGACCGCCACCGCCGCGCAGGCCGCCGCCTGCACGCCGGCCCAGGTACTGGCCAACGGCGGGTTCGAGTCCGGCAGCACGCCCTGGACCTCGTCCAGCGGCGTCATCACCAGCGGCGGCAGCCAGAGCCCGCACGGCGGCACGTCCTACGCCTGGCTGGACGGCTACGGATCGGCGCACACCGACACCCTCGCACAGACCGTCACCCTCCCGGCGGGCTGCACCAACGCCACCCTGAGCTTCTGGCTGCACGTCGACACCGCCGAGACCAGCACGACCAGCGCGTACGACAAACTGACCGCGAAGGTCGGCAGCACCGTCCTCGCCGCCTACTCCAACCTGGACGCCGCCGCCGGGTACCAGAAGAAGACGCTCGACCTGTCCGCGTACGCCGGACAGACCGTCAGCCTCTCCTTCGGCGGCGTCGAGGACTCCGGGCTGCAGACCAGCTTCGTGCTCGACGACCTCGCGCTCGACACCTCCGGCGGTACCACCACCCCGCCGCCCGGCACCGACGCCACCCGTACCCCCGCACCCGCCGGATACACCGTCAGCCTCAGCAGCGACGCGAGCGGCGCCACCTGGACCGGACACCAGAGCATCGCCTTCGGGAACCCCTCGGCAACCCCGCTGACCGAGGTGTACCTGCGGCTCTGGGACAACGCCCACGGCAGCTGCCCCAGCACGCCCGTCACCGTCGCCAACCTCACCGGCGGCACCGCCGGCCCGCTCAGCGCCGACTGCACCTCGCTCAAGGTCACCCTGCCCGCGCCGCTGACCCAGGGCCAGAGCGGCAGCCTCGGCTTCGACCTGTCCATCTCCGTCCCCTCCGGCGCCGACCGGTTCGGCCGCGACGGGGCGTTCGCCTTCGTCGGCAACGCGCTGCCCGTCCTCGCCGTGCGCGACGCCGCCGGCTGGCACCTCGACCCGTACACCAACAACGGCGAGTCCTTCTACACGCTGGCCTCCGACTACACCGTGACCCTCGACCACCCCAGCGGCCTGCTCGTCCCCGCCACCGGCACCTCCGTCGACACCCCCGGCAGCGGCGGACGGACCGTCACGACCGCCACCGCCAAGAAGGTCCGCGAGTTCGCCTGGGCCGCCGGGCCGTTCAGCAAGGTCTCCGGCACCTCCGCGGCCGGCACCGCGATCAACGTCTACTCGGTCAGCGGGATCAGCACCGGCGACGCGCAGTCCATGCTGAGCACCGCGAAGAGCGCCGTCGACGCGCACGCCGGCCGGTTCGGCGCCTACCCCTACGGCGAGCTCGACGCCGTGATCGACAACAACTTCTGGTTCGGCGGCATGGAGTACCCCGGCTTCGTCCTCGACCTGGTCTCCACCACCGCGCTCACCCACGAGATCGGCCACCAGTGGTGGTACGGCATCGTCGGCGACGACGAGTACAACAGCCCCTGGATCGACGAGGCCTTCACCGACTACGCCACCGACCTCGCCCTCGGCAAGACCGGCACCAACTGCTGGAACAGCACCTCCTGGGCGTCCTCCGCAGAGAAGATCAGCAACTCGATGGCCTACTGGGACGCCAACTCCTCCCGCTACTCGACAGTCGTCTACGGCTACGGCAAGTGCGCCCTGCACGACCTGCGCCGCACCATCGGCGACACCGCGATGACCAAGCTGCTGCACGACTACGCGGCGGCGCACTGGTACGGGATCTCCACCACCGCCGAGTTCAAGACCGCCGCGCAGGCCGCGACCACCGTCGACCTGACGTCCTTCTGGACGCAGCACCGCATCGACGGCTGA
- a CDS encoding serine/threonine-protein kinase — MPGEPPEQPSLAAAEPGELDGRTLAGYRLEHVLGRGGMAVVYRAEDLRLGRTVAVKLLAPELARNETFRQRFVRESHIAASLDHPNIVPVYDAGEVEGVLYLAMRYVRGRDLRALLDREGPLGHAQTVRIAVQVASALDAAHAHDLVHRDVKPGNVLIAEGTDPDHPEHAYLTDFGLTKKSLSLTGLTTVGQFVGTLDYVAPEQISGKPVDGRCDVYSLGCVVFEMLTGGPPYRRDDDLALLWAHLNDPPPDLREQRADLPAGVGAALERAMAKRPEARYGSCLEFVAALRAAGDAGVVGAAEGAGGVKGAGDAGGARAGSPPRPPEWARPVFEP, encoded by the coding sequence GTGCCCGGTGAGCCGCCCGAGCAGCCGTCCCTGGCCGCCGCCGAACCCGGCGAGCTGGACGGGCGGACCCTGGCCGGCTACCGGCTGGAGCACGTGCTCGGGCGCGGCGGCATGGCGGTGGTCTACCGCGCCGAGGACCTGCGGCTCGGCCGCACCGTCGCGGTCAAGCTGCTGGCCCCCGAGCTGGCCCGCAACGAGACCTTCCGGCAGCGCTTCGTCCGGGAGTCGCACATCGCCGCGTCGCTCGACCACCCGAACATCGTCCCGGTGTACGACGCGGGCGAGGTCGAGGGCGTGCTGTACCTGGCCATGCGGTACGTGCGCGGCCGCGACCTGCGGGCCCTGCTCGACCGGGAGGGGCCGCTGGGCCACGCCCAGACCGTGCGGATCGCCGTCCAGGTGGCCAGCGCGCTGGACGCCGCGCACGCCCACGACCTGGTCCACCGGGACGTCAAGCCCGGCAACGTGCTGATCGCCGAGGGCACCGACCCGGACCACCCCGAACACGCCTACCTGACCGACTTCGGACTCACCAAGAAGTCGCTCTCGCTGACCGGCCTCACCACCGTCGGCCAGTTCGTCGGCACGCTCGACTACGTCGCCCCCGAGCAGATCTCCGGCAAGCCGGTGGACGGGCGGTGCGACGTCTACAGCCTCGGCTGCGTCGTGTTCGAGATGCTCACCGGCGGCCCGCCCTACCGCCGCGACGACGACCTGGCGCTGCTCTGGGCCCACCTCAACGACCCGCCGCCGGACCTCCGGGAGCAGCGCGCGGACCTGCCCGCCGGGGTCGGCGCGGCGCTGGAGCGGGCGATGGCGAAGCGGCCCGAGGCGCGGTACGGGAGCTGCCTGGAGTTCGTCGCGGCGCTGCGGGCGGCGGGTGACGCGGGTGTGGTGGGGGCAGCGGAGGGTGCGGGGGGAGTCAAGGGTGCGGGGGACGCGGGCGGGGCCCGGGCGGGGAGTCCACCGCGGCCGCCGGAGTGGGCGCGGCCGGTGTTCGAGCCCTGA